TAGAAAAAGGAAGAAAAAAGAGAAAAAATTAAAAGGAATTTTAGCAAGATATTCAAAGCAGGTAAGGTCAGCAAATACAGGAGCGATATTAGAATAAAAACAAATTCTCATTAAAAATCAATTAAAACAAAGGAGGAAAAATGGAAGATATAAGAAAAGGAAAGGGTGATTATGAATGGTTTATTAAAGCAAGATTTGGTCTTTTCATTCATTGGGGACTTTATTCAATGCCGGCGAGACGAGAATGGGTCAGAAGTTATGAGGAAATACCAAATGAAATATATGATGAAAAATATTTTAAAAGATTTTATCCAGACCTTTATAATCCAAAAGAATGGGCAAAAATAGCAAAAAATGCAGGAATGAAATATGCAGTGATAACAACAAAACATCACGAAGGATTTTGTTTATGGGATAGTAAATTAACTGATTATAAAGCAACAAATACTCCTATTAAAAAAGACCTATTAAGAGAATTTGTTAATGCCTTTAGAGAAGAAGGGATTAGAATTGGATTTTATTATTCACTGATTGACTGGCATCATCCTCATTATACAATTGATATGTATCATCCATTAAAAAATCATCCAGAAAAAGAGAAATTAAATAAAGAAAGAGATATGTCTATTTACAGAAAATATTTACATGGACAGATAAAAGAACTTTTAACTGAATATGGAAAAATTGATTTATTATTTTGTGATTTCAGTTTTCCAGGACCCGATGGAAAAGGAAAAGATGACTGGGATAGTGAAAATCTTGTAAAAATGATACGGGAATTACAACCACATATATTGATAAATGACCGACTTGACCTTCCTGATGCATGGGATTTTAAAACACCTGAACAGGCAGTTCCTTATGAATGGCCAGAAGTTAATGGCAAAAAAGTAATCTGGGAGTCATGTCAAACATTTTCAAGTATATCATGGGGATATAACAGAGATGATATATGGAGAGATAGCGAAGAAATTACAAAAACACTCATTGATTGTGTAAGTAAAGGAGGAAATTTACTTTTAAATGTTGGACCAACTGCAAGAGGTGATTTTGATTATAAGTCAAGAAAAAGATTGGAAGAAATTGGTAATTGGATGAAGTATAATTCAAGGGCAATTTATAATTGTACTCAAGCACCTAAGGAATTTAATATCCCTAAGGATTGTAGATTAACATATAATCCAGAAAAAGGAACTCTCTATATTCATTTATTTTCTTACCCTTACAAATTTTTATTTTTAGAAGGAAAAGAATGGAAAGAAAATGGCTCTTATGCACAACTCTTAAATGATGGCAGCGAAATAAAAATAGGACTTGATGAATGGTATAAAAATCAATTAGGGGATAAAGAAGGAATTGTTCTATGTTTACCGCCAATTAAACCAAATGTTTCTGTTCCAGTAATTGAGTTATTTTTAAAATAAATATCAAACAATGAATAAAATAAAATGGAAAAAGAACTTGCAAAAAAAGGTATTATAAGTAAAGGTGTAAAATTTATTTCAGAAAAAGAAAATGTAAATCCCGAAATTATTGCTAAAAACATTGCAGAAGGGACATGTGTAATTTTAAAACATAAGGATACATATTTAGGAATTGGGAAGGACTTAAAAACAAAAATAAATACAAATATTGGAACTTCTCCTGATATATTTGATTTAAACTTAGAAATTCAAAAATTAAAATATGCAATTAAATATGGAACTGATACTTTAATGGATTTAAGCACAGGTGGAGACCTTAATAAAATAAGAAAAGAAATAATAAAAGAAAGTTCAGTTCCAATTGGAACAGTTCCAATATATCAATCAGCAATTGAAGTAGCAGAAGAAAAAGGCGGAATAACAAAAATGGATGCGGATAAAATTTTCCAAATAATTGAACAACATGCGAAAGATGGGGTAAGTTTTATGACTGTTCATTGCGGTATAACTTTAAATACACTTCAACGACTGAAAAAAAATCCAAGAAAAACGCTTGTTGTAAGTAGAGGAGGGGCTTTTCTTATTTCATGGATGATATCTAATGAAAAAGAAAACCCTTTATATAAAAATTTTGACCGATTACTTGAAATTGCTAAAAAGTATGATGTTGTTTTAAGTTTAGGAGATGCAATGAGGCCAGGAGGTATTATTGATTCTACTGATATTGCTCAAATTGATGAACTCTTAAATTTAGGAGAACTTACAAGATATGCTGAAGAAGAAAATGTACAGGTAATAATTGAAGGACCTGGTCATATCCCAATTGATGAAATAGAAACAAATGTAAAATTAGAGAAAAAAATATGTAAAGGAGCTCCGTTTTATGTTCTTGGACCTATCGTGACTGATATTGCTCCTGGGTATGACCATATAACAGGTGCAATTGGTGCTTCTATTGCTGGTTGGTGTGGTGCTGATTTTTTATGTTATGTTACTTCTGCTGAGCATATTTGTCTACCTGGATTAGATGAAGTAATAGATGGAGTTATATCTTCAAAAATTGCTGCTCATGTTGCAGATATAG
This DNA window, taken from bacterium, encodes the following:
- the thiC gene encoding phosphomethylpyrimidine synthase ThiC, with the translated sequence MEKELAKKGIISKGVKFISEKENVNPEIIAKNIAEGTCVILKHKDTYLGIGKDLKTKINTNIGTSPDIFDLNLEIQKLKYAIKYGTDTLMDLSTGGDLNKIRKEIIKESSVPIGTVPIYQSAIEVAEEKGGITKMDADKIFQIIEQHAKDGVSFMTVHCGITLNTLQRLKKNPRKTLVVSRGGAFLISWMISNEKENPLYKNFDRLLEIAKKYDVVLSLGDAMRPGGIIDSTDIAQIDELLNLGELTRYAEEENVQVIIEGPGHIPIDEIETNVKLEKKICKGAPFYVLGPIVTDIAPGYDHITGAIGASIAGWCGADFLCYVTSAEHICLPGLDEVIDGVISSKIAAHVADIGKGIKGTKEIDYKMDMYRTDRNWEKEKEISFFPDKFEQLHKKYEKTERDVCTMCGKYCAIKLVEQYLGSKIIF
- a CDS encoding alpha-L-fucosidase, with the protein product MEDIRKGKGDYEWFIKARFGLFIHWGLYSMPARREWVRSYEEIPNEIYDEKYFKRFYPDLYNPKEWAKIAKNAGMKYAVITTKHHEGFCLWDSKLTDYKATNTPIKKDLLREFVNAFREEGIRIGFYYSLIDWHHPHYTIDMYHPLKNHPEKEKLNKERDMSIYRKYLHGQIKELLTEYGKIDLLFCDFSFPGPDGKGKDDWDSENLVKMIRELQPHILINDRLDLPDAWDFKTPEQAVPYEWPEVNGKKVIWESCQTFSSISWGYNRDDIWRDSEEITKTLIDCVSKGGNLLLNVGPTARGDFDYKSRKRLEEIGNWMKYNSRAIYNCTQAPKEFNIPKDCRLTYNPEKGTLYIHLFSYPYKFLFLEGKEWKENGSYAQLLNDGSEIKIGLDEWYKNQLGDKEGIVLCLPPIKPNVSVPVIELFLK